The following proteins come from a genomic window of Tenebrio molitor chromosome 9, icTenMoli1.1, whole genome shotgun sequence:
- the LOC138138060 gene encoding zinc finger protein 271-like isoform X4 translates to MLGQHAAAGLLPADPLLLQQHSQIPVSISTSQGVTNLSIPTGNMHLENNHQNHNSLSNHQQNDPLNQNQMNRDCEFQMSHQQQNHNNQQNMVQVQVQDNLVSVIEDSKEQKDIIAAQLAHAQIQLNDNQHLNQQALTVQQLQHLQVQQVLDNVVRMENSVENGQAQSNPDQNQLSDNIQIVKDEKNLQNCKLLSGTQFGLQDHKGGNLMDVRTADGSIVKISTNLQEQDLAKTLGVEMVQNMYKVNVDDLNQLLAYHEVFGKLQGEIATTGQNIVQNTNTNVNIQQNTNNIAIVAKDEQEPSTSSLPNDNTAAVITGNHVCDLCGKMFQFRYQLIVHRRYHTERKPFTCQVCGKAFTNSQELTRHGKCHLGGSMFTCAVCFHVFANAASLERHMKRHSTDKPYNCNICGKSFARKEHLDNHTRCHTGETPYRCQYCAKTFTRKEHMVNHVRKHTGETPHRCEICKKSFTRKEHFMNHVMWHTGETPHHCTICGKKYTRKEHLANHMRSHTNDTPFRCEICGKSFTRKEHFTNHIMWHTGETPHRCDFCSKTFTRKEHLLNHVRQHTGESPHRCGFCSKSFTRKEHLINHVRQHTGETPFRCNYCPKAFTRKDHLVNHVRQHTGESPHKCTFCTKSFTRKEHLNNHVRQHTGESPHRCHFCSKSFTRKEHLTNHVRIHTGESPHRCEFCQKTFTRKEHLTNHLRQHTGETQHCCNVCSKPFTRKEHLINHMRSHTGERPFACTECGKSFPLKGNLLFHQRSHNKGATADRPFRCDLCEKDFMCKGHLVSHRRSHSGERPHACPDCGKTFVEKGNMLRHLRKHTVENGQAAADQQNITTNQVQAAPTNNQPQTSGANLQIPQVSQTQQTAPSNIVTQSPHLPMHPPSNHPVVVPTANGNVLASY, encoded by the exons ATGCTGGGACAGCACGCGGCGGCGGGCTTGCTACCGGCCGACCCGCTTCTCCTCCAGCAGCATTCCCAAATCCCGGTCAGCATATCGACGTCGCAGGGCGTCACCAATCTGTCGATACCGACGGGGAACATGCACCTGGAGAACAACCACCAGAACCACAACTCCCTCTCGAACCACCAACAGAACGATCCGCTCAATCAGAATCAGATGAATCGAGAT TGTGAGTTTCAGATGAGCCACCAGCAGCAGAACCACAACAATCAGCAGAACATGGTGCAAGTCCAAGTGCAAGATAATCTGGTTTCGGTGATCGAGGACAGCAAGGAACAGAAAGATATAATTGCGGCGCAACTGGCCCACGCCCAAATACAGTTGAACGACAATCAACATCTGAATCAGCAGGCCTTGACCGTGCAGCAGTTGCAACATCTCCAGGTGCAACAGGTTCTGGATAACGTG GTGCGGATGGAAAATTCGGTGGAGAACGGTCAGGCCCAGTCGAACCCCGACCAGAACCAGCTCTCCGACAACATCCAGATCGTCAAGGACGAAAAGAACTTGCAGAATTGCAAGCTCCTGTCGGGGACTCAGTTCGGGCTGCAGGACCACAAAGGTGGTAACTTGATGGACGTGCGGACCGCGGACGGCAGCATAGTCAAGATCTCGACGAATCTGCAGGAACAAGATTTGGCCAAGACTCTCGGCGTGGAGATGGTGCAGAACATGTACAAGGTCAACGTGGACGACTTGAATCAGCTCTTGGCGTACCACGAAGTGTTCGGTAAGCTTCAGGGCGAGATCGCGACCACGGGTCAGAACATCGTGCAGAACACCAACACCAACGTGAACATTCAACAGAACACGAACAACATCGCGATCGTTGCGAAGGACGAACAAGAACCGTCGACCAGTTCGTTGCCGAACGACAACACCGCCGCGGTCATTACAGGGAACCATGTCTGTGATCTATGTGGGAAAATGTTCCAGTTTCGTTACCAGTTAATCGTCCACAGACGTTACCACACCGAACGGAAGCCGTTCACTTGTCAGGTTTGCGGCAAAGCCTTCACCAATTCGCAAGAACTGACGCGACACGGAAAGTGCCATTTAGGAGGTAGTATGTTCACGTGCGCCGTTTGTTTCCACGTGTTCGCGAACGCAGCCTCTCTGGAGAGGCACATGAAGCGACACTCGACCGACAAACCGTACAATTGTAACATTTGCGGCAAGTCGTTCGCCAGGAAGGAGCACTTGGATAATCACACGAGGTGCCACACGGGAGAGACGCCGTACAGGTGTCAGTattgtgccaaaacgttcacCAGGAAGGAACACATGGTGAACCACGTCAGGAAACACACGGGAGAGACACCGCATCGGTGCGAGATCTGCAAGAAGTCTTTCACTAGGAAGGAACATTTTATGAACCACGTGATGTGGCACACGGGCGAGACGCCCCACCATTGTACCATCTGCGGGAAGAAGTACACCAGGAAGGAGCACTTGGCCAATCACATGAGGTCCCACACGAACGACACGCCCTTCAGGTGCGAGATCTGCGGGAAGTCTTTCACCAGGAAGGAACACTTCACGAATCACATCATGTGGCACACGGGGGAGACCCCTCACAGGTGCGACTTTTGTTCCAAAACATTCACCCGGAAGGAACACTTGTTGAACCACGTGAGGCAGCACACCGGGGAGTCCCCCCACAGATGCGGTTTCTGCTCGAAATCCTTCACAAGGAAAGAGCATTTGATCAATCATGTTCGTCAACACACCGGAGAGACTCCGTTCAGGTGCAATTACTGTCCCAAAGCTTTCACGAGGAAGGATCATTTAGTCAATCACGTCAGGCAACACACCGGGGAATCCCCTCACAAGTGTACTTTCTGCACGAAGTCGTTCACTCGGAAGGAGCACTTGAACAACCACGTCAGACAGCACACCGGGGAATCCCCTCATCGGTGCCACTTCTGTTCCAAATCGTTCACCAGGAAGGAGCACCTGACGAACCACGTCAGGATCCACACGGGTGAGTCCCCTCATCGCTGCGAGTTCTGTCAAAAAACCTTCACCCGAAAAGAACACCTGACCAACCACCTGCGTCAGCACACCGGCGAGACGCAACACTGTTGCAACGTCTGTTCGAAGCCCTTCACCCGCAAGGAGCACCTCATCAACCACATGAGGTCCCACACGGGGGAGCGGCCGTTCGCGTGCACCGAGTGCGGCAAGTCGTTCCCTCTCAAGGGTAACTTGTTGTTCCACCAGAGGTCGCACAACAAGGGGGCGACGGCCGATCGGCCCTTCAGGTGCGACCTCTGCGAGAAGGATTTCATGTGCAAGGGCCACCTGGTGTCGCACCGGAGGTCTCACAGCGGCGAGCGGCCGCACGCGTGTCCCGACTGCGGCAAGACGTTCGTCGAAAAGGGTAACATGTTGCGCCATCTGAGAAAGCACACGGTGGAGAACGGACAGGCCGCCGCCGACCAGCAGAACATAACAACGAACCAGGTGCAGGCGGCGCCGACGAACAATCAGCCGCAGACTTCGGGGGCCAACCTGCAGATACCGCAAGTCAGCCAGACGCAGCAGACCGCCCCCAGTAACATCGTTACGCAATCGCCGCACTTGCCCATGCATCCGCCGAGCAATCATCCTGTCGTCGTGCCTACAGCGAACGGTAATGTTTTGGCTAGTTACTGA